ATCACTGGCCATGCACACCTACGCGGTTCTACTTCACTTGATGCAAAGCTGACCGTGTTGTTTCCACACCCCTTGCATTACTCAATCTCGCATATACAAGTCGTCCCACTTGCGCACCAATTCAATCAAATCTATCGATTTTCACGTATCCATCTGTAGCCGTGCACTAGTCATAGAGTCTCCAGGCTTGTCACACTCTCTGTCGGTTCTTTGCACGGGTCATAAGCGGCCGTAAAGACCTTCGGGCGTGCGTCCTGTGATATAGTTAGGAGGATACAACAAAGTGTATAAAGGAGGCTGCTCGCGTCATGTGGGACAAGCTTTGGAAGCAGTTCCTGGACTACACGTCTGCCCACGTTGACATACTTTCTACCGCGGCATGGGATGTAGGGAAAATCGTTGGATTGTTCATCGCTGCACGCATTGTCATCCTTCTTCTGTCGAGAATGGCCGCGAGAGTCCTGCAATTCCGTGCCGTGCGGATGGATAACCGCCGTCGTCACACACTTACTTCTCTGATGCACAATATCGTTCGCTACACAATCTACTTCATCTTCATCCTGATGAGTCTTCAGGTACTGCAGTTTCACATTGGAACGCTGCTTGCGGGAGCAGGTATCGCAGGCCTTGCGATTGGATTTGGCGCACAAAGCGTCATTAAAGACCTGTTGACAGGTTTTTTCATCCTCTTTGAAGACCAATACGGTGTCGGGGATTACGTCACCATTAACGGCCAAACAGGAACGGTTACCCAGATTGGCATTCGCCTCACGCGGCTCCAGGTGTGGACAGGTGAAGTCGAGAGCATCCCCAACGGAATGGTCCAACAGGTGACAAATTACTCAAGAACGAATTCCCTAGCGGTGATTGACGTTGGTGTAAACTACAATACAGACCTGAAAATGGCCTTCGACATCTTAAACAACATCTTGCAGGAGATAAAGGCAACAACACCCGACCTCGTCGGGGCAGTGAGTGTGCTTGGCATTCAAGCTTTTCAGGCTGATGCCATCTTGCTGCGTGCCACGGCAGAGTGTAAGCCAATGACTCATTATGGTGTTAAACGCCTTGCCCAGTTAAAAATTAAGGAAGCGTTTGATGCTGCAGGAATTGACATTCCTGTACCACAGCGGGTTGTTGAAGTTAAGCCTGCAAGCGTTGCCCTCGAGGCGACCGGTGCACATACTGGTGCACACAAATGAAAGGAGTGATGGCGGTGGCTTTAACCTATGGCCTTGGAGACATCGTCACTCTGAAAAAGCCCCACGCGTGCGGTGAGAACCGCTGGTGCATCATTCGCATGGGGATGGATATCCGGGTAAAGTGCACAAAATGCGACCACAGCGTACTAATCCCGCGCCAACGGTTCGACCGAATTCTGCGTAAGATTCTTGTGGCTGCAGAACGAACAACAGATTCACTGGGGGAAGGACATGACTAACGACATCAAGACGGCCTGCCCGCTTGACTGCTGGGATGCCTGCAGCCTCATCGCCACCGTTGAAAACGGAGCAATCAAAGAGGTCCGGGGTGACGACCTGCACCCCGTCACCAGAGGCACCATGTGCAGTCGAGGTCGTCGTCTTCTTCAGCGGACGTACTCACCACATCGAATTCTCACACCCCGAAAACGTGTCGGTGAAAGCTGGGAAGTGGTTTCCTGGGAACAAGCGCTGAGCGACATTGCGAGCAAGATTCAGGATGTCCTCCGTACAAAAGGGCATCACGCCATCTTACATTCCTACGACTGGGGTTCAGGAACCTTACTGAAGAACCTGAACCAACGTTTTTTCTACCAACTTGGCGGATGCACGGAAACCGTCGGGAGTTTGTGTTGGGACGCGGGACTTCAAGCGCAAACCTATGATTTTGGGCAAGCGCGCAGTCATCATCCTACGGATCTTCTTCATGCCGAGCGCATCGTTGTCTGGGGAAGGAATCTCGCAGTAACCAACATGCACATGGTCCCGTTCGTCAAAGAGGCGCTTACGCGAGGGGCAGAACTTGCCGTCGTGAATCCGCTGCCTACAGACCTGGACGACAGGGCCCAGCTTGTGATTCGCCCAAGGCCGGGAACTGATGGGGCCCTCGCACTCGGCGTTCTCCGCGTCTGCCGAGACAAAGGCTGGTTGGACGAGGAATTTCTACATCATCACTCCGTTGGCTTTTCGCACTTCAGTGACTACCTCAGTCAATTTTCGCTTGAATTTGTGAGCAAGGAGACAGACGTCCCTGTCGAACAAATCCGTCATCTCGCAGACCTCTACGGACAACACCGCCCTGTAGCCACACTTCTTGGCATTGGACTGCAACGCTATGCAGGTGGTGGAAACGCCGTCCGAGCCATCGATGCACTTGCAGCCGCCACTGGCCAGATTGGGGTATCTGGCGGAGGTGTAAATTACGCAAATCGGCAGATGGCGGAGTTTCTTGACGAGGAAGCACTCACTGCGCGCAGGGATGCGGACGTTCGCGAGTTCCTGCGCGGCGCTCAAGCAGATGCGATTATCCATGCAGACCCGCCAATTGAACTCATGTTTGTGACCAGAACCAATCCGATTTCACAGGTGCCGAACACCACGTCACTCAAACAGGCGTACACAAAAATACCTTTTGTTGTCGTGATTGACACGATGATGACAGCAACTGCTGACGTCGCCGACTACTTTCTTCCTTGTACCACAATTTTTGAAGAGGAAGACATTTCGTTATCCACCATGTGGCATCCGTACGTCACTTTCGCCAATCGCACCATCTCCCCACTCGGTGAAGCGAAGCCGGACCACGAAATCTTTGCTCTCTTAGCGGACAGACTCGGTTTTGGGGAGGACTTTCGCCGTCCTCTTGACGAGTGGTTTGAACTGGCCCTCGACCCGCTAAAGGAGCATGAAGTCGGACTGCAGGAACTCCGCCAGTCAGGTACCATACGCATCCCGCTTGCTGATGTACCATGGCAAGACAGACACTTTCGAACGGCTTCCGGAAAATACGAGTTTGTCTCTTCTGCTGCGCAAGCGGACGGGATGTCCGGATATCCCCGATACATTCCACCTGTGGCGTCGAGAGCGGTGTCAGAAGTGTCCCATGCGCACGAATTCCCGTACGCCTTGCTGACTGTTCACCCGCGTCTCTCGGAGAACTCACAGCATCGCGATTGGCCGGAGTTGCCAGACTGTCCAATTGCCGAGATTACGGATGCCATCGCCGCCGAGGCGGGGCTAGCCACAGGCGATAGGGCACTGCTGTCCACGCCGTATGGTGAACTTTGCGTGTACATCAAGGTCCGCACGGGCGGGCATCCCTTTACGGTAAAGTTGGAATCAGGTTGGTGGAGTAGCAGTGGCACGATAAATGAGCTGACCCCGCCAACATCGGCAGACCTTGGTCAGCAGACATCACAGTACGATGTCGCCTGTCGTTTACGGAGAGAGACATAAAAACGGGGCCGATAAGGGCCCCGCAATACCAGACATCAATCATCAATTATCAAGCAGTAATCGTCAATCCGTTACCAAGAGCTCATTTCTAACAAACAGCACGTCATATACACTGAGCGCTCGTCTTGGACAGCATGCGCAGACAGCGCACGACATGTTACTAGTTGTGCAGGCCGCATGCGATGAATGTGTCAAAGAAGACTACGCGCAGAGCATAGTGCTCCGGCGGTTCCCTGTGGAGGGGAGCATTTCGACCGCAAGGGCCTTCGTCGGCAGCTTCCGCACACGTAACTTACGCATGAGTCGCCTGAGCATGACGATTCACCTCCTCGGCATTTCTATTTTGCCACTATTTAAGGTTTTCATCCATGGCACAATAGTCCCGGAAGTATTGAAGCAGTAAGTAAGGTGGATAAGTCCTGCTGTGATAATCATTCCGGTGGCGACAGCGCGGGAGGACTAGTCCAGAGCGCCATCCACTATTACAATATGGACGAATCGCAACGCATATTACGATATGGTATACTTTATCACTTGACATGATTGTTCCGCTACTGCCTGCGGCTTATACTGTCCTCGACGGGCGAAAGCGGATGAAAGAGGTGCAATAATGCCACTCCAGGCTGGAATTGTAGGACTCCCGAACGTTGGCAAGTCAACGTTATTCAATGCAATCACAAAGGCAGGAGCCGAAGCGGCCAACTACCCTTTTTGTACGATTGACCCAAATGTCGGTGTAGTCGAGGTACCAGACTCGCGTCTACAGGCCCTTGCAGACATGTTTCACCCGAAGAAAGTGGTTCCGACGGCTTTCGAATTCGTCGACATTGCCGGTCTTGTGGCCGGCGCGAGCAGAGGAGAAGGGCTCGGCAACAAGTTCTTAGGTCATATCAGGGAAGTTGATGCCATCGTACACGTCGTGCGCTGCTTCGAGAACTCAGATATCACGCACGTGAACGGTTCCGTCGACCCACTGCGTGACATTGAGACCATTGAACTGGAACTGATTTTGGCGGACCTTGAAACAGTGGAGCGTCGTCTCGAGCGGACCAAAAAGAATATCAAATCTGGAGACAAGCGGTTTGCCATCGAGGCCAGTGCCCTCGAGCGCATGCAACAAGCACTGGCAGATGGGCACCCGGCTCGTTCTGTCTCGCTCTCAGACGAAGAATTGGCACTACTGCGCGACCTGCACTTGCTGAGCAATAAGCCAGTTCTCTATGCTGCCAATGTCGGTGAAGACGAGGCCGCAGACGACAGTGACAACCCATTTGTGAAACAGGTGAAGGAACGCGCCGTTGCAGAAGGTGCACAGGTGGTTGTTGTCAGCGCTCAATTGGAATCTGAAATTGCAGAACTGGAAGGCGAGGATAAACAAGCATTCTTACAGGACCTCGGCCTGACAGAATCCGGTCTCGACAAGTTGATTTCTGCCGCCTATGACTTACTGGGATTACGCACCTACCTTACGGCAGGGGAACCCGAAGTGAGGGCTTGGACCATTCGAACGGGGACGAAGGCTCCTCAAGCGGCTGGTGTGATTCATTCCGATTTTGAGAAAGGATTTATCCGCGCAGAGGTTGTTGCGTTTGCAGACCTCATTGCTGCAGGTTCTTACAACGCCGCGCGAGAGGCGGGTAAAGTTCGCCTTGAGGGCAAAGAGTACGTGGTCCAGGATGGAGATATCATGCACTTCCGTTTCAACGTGTGATGATGACGCGTCGGTTCTAGACATTGGCAGGAAACTATTTTTTCGTTTGCATTGTGGAGTGGAGTTTTAAGTGTTAATATGAGTACTTGGCACGTTACAACCATTGTGATGCGCCCGCCCTTGCTCTGTCCGTGAGACAGGGCCATAGTCCAGAAGGAGGTGACGCGTGATGCACCAATACGAAACGATGTACATTCTGAAATCCGACATGGATACAGAAGTCACATCCACGTTGGTGTCCAAGTATCAAACTCTCGTCACTGAGCACGGTGGTGAAATCTCCAAGCTCGAAGAGATGGGGAAAAGACGACTCGCCTATGAGATTAATCATAGTCGCGACGGCTACTACGTGCTCATGGAGTACTCAGCTGACACAGACTTTACTCGCGAGCTTGAGCGCCAGATGAGAATCGACGACAACGTCGTTCGTTTTCTTACCGTGCGTGTAGGCGAATAAATCGCGTGGAGGGGTTTGAATGCTGAACCGGGTGATTTTAATTGGGCGCTTGACACAAGATCCTGAACTCCGATACACCGGGTCTGGAACAGCTGTCGCATCGTTTACACTTGCTGTAGACAGGATGCGCGCATCTCAGTCCGGTGAACGTGAGACCGATTTTATCAACATCGTGGTATGGCAGAAGCAAGCTGAACTTTGTGCGCAGTACTTGCACAAGGGCAGGCTCGCCGCGGTGGATGGCCGACTGCAGATTCGCAGTTACGAGAATCGGGAAGGACAAAAAGTCAGAGTCGCAGAGGTTGTTGCTGAAACTGTTCGGTTCCTGGACCGGGGAGACAACAGTTCTTCTGGCGGTTCCGCAGGGTACAGCCAAGGGCCAGGGCAGAGCCAGAATCAGAATCAGAGCGCATCTCGCCAAGCACCCGAACCTAAGCGGACACCCCGTTTCGACGATGATCCATTCGCCGACGACAGTCAACCCATCGATATTTCTGATGATGACTTGCCGTTCTAAGGTACAAGCTCTTTGAGAGGGATGTACAGCAAAGACTACGACGAGGAGTGATGAAGGATGCCGCGGAAAGGTCGTGGCGGGAAGCGTCGTAAGGTTTGCCAGTTCTGCGTCGATAGAATTAAACAGGCTGACTACAAGGACGTAAGTCGCCTGAACAAGTTCTTGACAGAACGGGGCAAGATTTTACCACGACGCATTACCGGAAACTGTGCGCGCCATCAGCGCCAAGTGACACTCGCTATCAAGCGTTCGCGCCAAATTGCGCTTATGCCTTATACGACGGAATAAAGTTCGGGAGCGAGGGACAAGGTCCCTCGCTTCTTGTCATACATGCAGGAGCAGGATATTCCAGTACAAACGTGGAATTACACGGAGTGTACGAAGTCGAGCGAGTTTCAGAGTGAAGACCGATGAACGCAAGCAGGTCTACTGGCACGGGGAGGGTATCACGGTGCCGCCAATGGATAATCACGTACAAATCGCGCGCAAGATTCGCAGTGTCGAGAACGTCAAAGTACAAATGCTGCAACAATTGACGGACGTATTCCGGAGTATTCAGTCCGGAAATGAACGTGACATGGCGGAGACCCTCGGTGGACTCGTTGGGTTAACATATTATCTCGGTCGGCAGTTGGGCCTTGACCTGTCGGCAGTCGACGAGCAGGCACAAAATGCATGGATTCACTCACTTCGCGGCCACGAAGTAGATTCTGCAGATATTGAATTTGTACAGGAGTACCTTCGCTCGTTGAGGTGATGCCATGAATCAGCCAGGCCTCGGCGAACAGTCCACATGGACGGCACTTGGTCTGTTCGTTGTGTTGGCTGCAGCAGCAGCTTTCACGCCGCTAACGGGACTGGTTGTATGGTTAATGCCAGTTCCTTTTATTGTTTTATCGATAAAAAGTTCCAAACTGCTCTCACTGGTACTCGCAGTCGTTATGGCTGGTGTGCTTGTCGCTGCCGGGTTGGGAGTAGCCACGGTTGTATTCACACTCGGCGTGTACCTTGTGGGCTGGGTCATGGGAGAATCCATGCACAGTGCTGACAATGCGTTTCCGTCCCTCATCACCGGTACACTTGTCTTCGTGATGCTAAGTTTGGTTGGACTTGCGTTCCTGGATTGGAGCGGATTTCACCTTGAGGCTGAGCTGCTTAGACAAAGTGCGATTTCGCTTCAAATGTATGAACCCGAATTGCACCTAAATCCTGTCCAGGTCGAGCAGATGAGCAGTGAGGTTGTACACAGAATCACAGCGCTATTACCCGCGATTGTCGTGATTCTGTCGTTCCTTGTAGCTGTCATTAATTACGTCGTGGCCAGAAGTATTGCAGGGTTTCCACGGGTGTCCGCACAGCCGCTCCTGTCTGCGTGGCGGTTACCTTCCTCTGTGATTTGGGTGTACATTGTGACAACGTTTTGCGTTGTCTTCAATATCGGTCACTCCACACCATATTGGTGGAGTGCCGTCAACAACGCATTTTCGCTGACGGGATTTTTTATCGGCGTCCAGGGGATTGCCTTCATTTGGCGCCGAATCAGACACACGTCACTTCGATACCTATGGATCATCTTGATTATGATAGCTGCGCTATTCCTGAACAGCCTGTTTATTCTCATTGGGTTGTTTGACTCCATGCTGTATGCTCGACGCATGCGATAAAAAATCCATCACGCTGGGTAAGGGGGTATGTATTGTGAAGGTCATCTTTTTAGCTGATGTGAAGGGTCAAGGGAAAAAGGGCGAGGTCAAGAACGTCTCGGAAGGGTACGCCAGAAACTTCCTCTTCCCGCGGCAGCTCGCAGAAGAGGCAACATCCGCGAACCTGCAGCAACTAGAGCAGCAACAAGCCGCAAAACAGCGAAAACAAGCACAAGAGCTTGATCAGGCTCGCCAGCTCGCCAAGGCGCTCGAAGACAACAGATTCGTCGTGAAGACGCATGTCGGAGATGGTG
The Alicyclobacillus curvatus genome window above contains:
- a CDS encoding mechanosensitive ion channel family protein — its product is MWDKLWKQFLDYTSAHVDILSTAAWDVGKIVGLFIAARIVILLLSRMAARVLQFRAVRMDNRRRHTLTSLMHNIVRYTIYFIFILMSLQVLQFHIGTLLAGAGIAGLAIGFGAQSVIKDLLTGFFILFEDQYGVGDYVTINGQTGTVTQIGIRLTRLQVWTGEVESIPNGMVQQVTNYSRTNSLAVIDVGVNYNTDLKMAFDILNNILQEIKATTPDLVGAVSVLGIQAFQADAILLRATAECKPMTHYGVKRLAQLKIKEAFDAAGIDIPVPQRVVEVKPASVALEATGAHTGAHK
- a CDS encoding DUF951 domain-containing protein, giving the protein MAVALTYGLGDIVTLKKPHACGENRWCIIRMGMDIRVKCTKCDHSVLIPRQRFDRILRKILVAAERTTDSLGEGHD
- a CDS encoding molybdopterin-dependent oxidoreductase; protein product: MTNDIKTACPLDCWDACSLIATVENGAIKEVRGDDLHPVTRGTMCSRGRRLLQRTYSPHRILTPRKRVGESWEVVSWEQALSDIASKIQDVLRTKGHHAILHSYDWGSGTLLKNLNQRFFYQLGGCTETVGSLCWDAGLQAQTYDFGQARSHHPTDLLHAERIVVWGRNLAVTNMHMVPFVKEALTRGAELAVVNPLPTDLDDRAQLVIRPRPGTDGALALGVLRVCRDKGWLDEEFLHHHSVGFSHFSDYLSQFSLEFVSKETDVPVEQIRHLADLYGQHRPVATLLGIGLQRYAGGGNAVRAIDALAAATGQIGVSGGGVNYANRQMAEFLDEEALTARRDADVREFLRGAQADAIIHADPPIELMFVTRTNPISQVPNTTSLKQAYTKIPFVVVIDTMMTATADVADYFLPCTTIFEEEDISLSTMWHPYVTFANRTISPLGEAKPDHEIFALLADRLGFGEDFRRPLDEWFELALDPLKEHEVGLQELRQSGTIRIPLADVPWQDRHFRTASGKYEFVSSAAQADGMSGYPRYIPPVASRAVSEVSHAHEFPYALLTVHPRLSENSQHRDWPELPDCPIAEITDAIAAEAGLATGDRALLSTPYGELCVYIKVRTGGHPFTVKLESGWWSSSGTINELTPPTSADLGQQTSQYDVACRLRRET
- the ychF gene encoding redox-regulated ATPase YchF, with translation MPLQAGIVGLPNVGKSTLFNAITKAGAEAANYPFCTIDPNVGVVEVPDSRLQALADMFHPKKVVPTAFEFVDIAGLVAGASRGEGLGNKFLGHIREVDAIVHVVRCFENSDITHVNGSVDPLRDIETIELELILADLETVERRLERTKKNIKSGDKRFAIEASALERMQQALADGHPARSVSLSDEELALLRDLHLLSNKPVLYAANVGEDEAADDSDNPFVKQVKERAVAEGAQVVVVSAQLESEIAELEGEDKQAFLQDLGLTESGLDKLISAAYDLLGLRTYLTAGEPEVRAWTIRTGTKAPQAAGVIHSDFEKGFIRAEVVAFADLIAAGSYNAAREAGKVRLEGKEYVVQDGDIMHFRFNV
- a CDS encoding 30S ribosomal protein S6; translated protein: MHQYETMYILKSDMDTEVTSTLVSKYQTLVTEHGGEISKLEEMGKRRLAYEINHSRDGYYVLMEYSADTDFTRELERQMRIDDNVVRFLTVRVGE
- the ssb gene encoding single-stranded DNA-binding protein, whose protein sequence is MLNRVILIGRLTQDPELRYTGSGTAVASFTLAVDRMRASQSGERETDFINIVVWQKQAELCAQYLHKGRLAAVDGRLQIRSYENREGQKVRVAEVVAETVRFLDRGDNSSSGGSAGYSQGPGQSQNQNQSASRQAPEPKRTPRFDDDPFADDSQPIDISDDDLPF
- a CDS encoding 30S ribosomal protein S18; this encodes MPRKGRGGKRRKVCQFCVDRIKQADYKDVSRLNKFLTERGKILPRRITGNCARHQRQVTLAIKRSRQIALMPYTTE
- a CDS encoding DUF2232 domain-containing protein, whose amino-acid sequence is MNQPGLGEQSTWTALGLFVVLAAAAAFTPLTGLVVWLMPVPFIVLSIKSSKLLSLVLAVVMAGVLVAAGLGVATVVFTLGVYLVGWVMGESMHSADNAFPSLITGTLVFVMLSLVGLAFLDWSGFHLEAELLRQSAISLQMYEPELHLNPVQVEQMSSEVVHRITALLPAIVVILSFLVAVINYVVARSIAGFPRVSAQPLLSAWRLPSSVIWVYIVTTFCVVFNIGHSTPYWWSAVNNAFSLTGFFIGVQGIAFIWRRIRHTSLRYLWIILIMIAALFLNSLFILIGLFDSMLYARRMR
- a CDS encoding 50S ribosomal protein L9, with protein sequence MKVIFLADVKGQGKKGEVKNVSEGYARNFLFPRQLAEEATSANLQQLEQQQAAKQRKQAQELDQARQLAKALEDNRFVVKTHVGDGGKLFGAVTTKHIGDALHAQGFDIDKRKVALADPIKSLGGHQVHVKLHPQVTATITVFVEAE